In the Myxococcota bacterium genome, one interval contains:
- a CDS encoding class I SAM-dependent methyltransferase — MADSAVALTPEVDVACAVCGELAADEVASPETLAAQAELARRFHRARLTRRSRAALEERASFTQDYPTRLLACRACGLLYRSPRPAAGAVLRAYESDRYPAERLPQMIASQRALFRPKARALAAQLGRGARVLEVGSFVGGFLAEARAAGLEAIGIDPGEQAVEICRRLGLPLVRGTLENEPALADFDAVAIWNTFDQLPRPRESLAAALRVLRPGGRLLLRFPHGACFARWLRRRPLPVRALAWNNLLGFPYLHGFGLASLDSLAREFGLTRTALAGDVLGGVADRLYAPWARVEERAVKAALRARFAHDPGAAPWLDVELVSRRRARAA; from the coding sequence ATGGCCGATTCCGCCGTTGCGCTCACGCCCGAGGTCGACGTCGCGTGCGCGGTTTGTGGAGAGCTCGCCGCCGACGAGGTCGCGAGCCCCGAGACGCTCGCTGCGCAGGCCGAGCTCGCCCGGCGCTTCCACCGCGCGCGGCTCACTCGTCGCTCCCGCGCCGCGCTGGAGGAGCGCGCGAGCTTCACCCAGGACTACCCGACCCGGCTCCTGGCGTGCCGCGCGTGCGGGCTCCTGTACCGCTCGCCCCGGCCGGCCGCCGGCGCGGTGCTGCGCGCCTACGAGTCCGACCGCTACCCGGCGGAGCGCCTGCCGCAGATGATCGCCTCGCAGCGCGCGCTCTTCCGGCCCAAGGCGCGCGCACTCGCGGCCCAGCTGGGCCGCGGGGCGCGCGTGCTCGAGGTCGGCTCCTTCGTGGGCGGCTTCCTGGCCGAGGCGCGCGCTGCCGGGCTCGAGGCGATCGGCATCGATCCGGGTGAGCAGGCGGTCGAGATCTGCCGGCGACTCGGGCTCCCGCTCGTGCGCGGCACGCTCGAGAACGAGCCGGCGCTCGCCGACTTCGACGCGGTCGCGATCTGGAACACCTTCGACCAGCTGCCGCGCCCGCGCGAGTCTCTGGCGGCGGCGCTGCGCGTGCTGCGTCCCGGCGGGCGGCTCTTGCTGCGCTTCCCGCACGGCGCGTGCTTCGCGCGCTGGCTGCGCCGGCGCCCGCTGCCGGTGCGCGCCCTGGCCTGGAACAACCTGCTCGGCTTCCCGTACCTGCACGGCTTCGGCCTCGCGTCGCTCGACTCACTGGCCCGCGAGTTCGGGCTGACCCGCACCGCCCTCGCCGGCGACGTGCTGGGCGGCGTGGCCGACCGGCTCTACGCGCCCTGGGCGCGCGTCGAGGAACGGGCCGTGAAGGCCGCCCTGCGCGCGCGCTTCGCGCACGACCCCGGCGCGGCACCGTGGCTCGACGTGGAGCTCGTCAGCCGGCGTCGAGCTCGAGCAGCGTGA
- a CDS encoding P-II family nitrogen regulator yields the protein MQKIVAMVPLDELDEVMRAVLALRVRCQMSATGVRYADGTVTHRQEYRGVSYETPWETRARLEIVVSSKETESVLGTLAGLLDRDRKKDEAILVSEVDDALRVRTARRGEIAFY from the coding sequence ATGCAGAAGATCGTGGCCATGGTGCCGCTGGACGAGCTGGATGAGGTGATGCGGGCGGTGCTCGCACTGCGCGTGCGCTGCCAGATGAGCGCTACCGGCGTGCGCTACGCCGACGGTACAGTCACACACCGGCAGGAGTACCGGGGGGTGTCCTACGAGACTCCCTGGGAGACACGGGCGCGGCTCGAGATCGTGGTCTCGAGCAAGGAGACCGAGAGCGTGCTGGGCACGCTCGCTGGGCTGCTCGACCGCGACCGGAAGAAGGACGAGGCCATCCTGGTGAGCGAGGTCGACGACGCGCTGCGTGTCCGAACGGCGCGCCGCGGCGAGATCGCGTTCTACTAG
- a CDS encoding alpha/beta family hydrolase, translated as MTEAVWEPVKMPEIRLASDRSKGPVSGILHWSDDSFALLVLAHGAGADMRHRFLAAVADDLAGQGVATLRFNFPYTELRRRAPDPQPVLEAYVRSVCAEARALAPGLPLFAGGKSMGGRMTSNAFAKEPLEGVRGLVFLGFPLHPPKQPASARGDHLASVTAPMLFLQGTRDDLAQIGLVRALCVKLGPRVTLREFEGANHSFEVTKASGKTSEAVRKSLAVVVAGWLRERSGAPG; from the coding sequence TTGACCGAAGCGGTGTGGGAGCCGGTGAAGATGCCCGAAATACGGCTGGCCAGCGACCGGAGCAAGGGCCCGGTGAGTGGCATCCTGCACTGGTCCGACGACTCGTTCGCGCTGCTCGTGCTGGCGCACGGGGCGGGCGCCGACATGCGCCACCGCTTCCTCGCCGCCGTGGCCGACGACCTGGCGGGGCAGGGCGTGGCGACCCTGCGCTTCAACTTTCCCTACACAGAACTGCGTAGGCGGGCGCCCGACCCGCAGCCCGTGCTCGAGGCCTACGTGCGCTCGGTGTGCGCCGAGGCCCGCGCGCTCGCGCCCGGGCTGCCGCTGTTCGCGGGCGGGAAGTCCATGGGCGGGCGCATGACCTCGAACGCGTTCGCGAAAGAGCCCCTCGAGGGCGTGCGCGGGCTGGTGTTTCTGGGCTTCCCCCTGCACCCGCCGAAGCAGCCCGCGAGCGCGCGCGGCGATCACCTGGCGTCGGTGACCGCGCCCATGCTGTTCCTGCAGGGCACGCGTGACGACTTGGCCCAGATCGGGCTGGTGCGCGCGCTGTGCGTGAAGCTCGGGCCGCGCGTCACGCTGCGGGAGTTCGAGGGCGCGAATCATTCCTTCGAGGTCACGAAGGCGAGCGGGAAGACGAGCGAGGCGGTCCGCAAGTCACTCGCGGTCGTCGTGGCCGGGTGGCTGCGCGAACGATCAGGAGCGCCAGGCTGA
- a CDS encoding DUF72 domain-containing protein, with protein MKRLFTGTSGFAYKEWKGSFYPEDLPDAKMLHFYGEHFGSVEINNTFYRMPSEKVLRDWAAQVPGDFRFVLKASRQITHMTRLKEPQPVEYLQKQSESLGERRGPILFQLPPNMKKDVERLKTFLARVRPDVRPALEFRHASWFDEDVFGALRERNAALCIAHTEEEEGAVQTPFVATADWSYLRLRKVSYGPGELEKWAARIAEPAWGDVFVFFKHEDEGTGPKLAKKFESLFPTL; from the coding sequence ATGAAGAGGCTGTTCACCGGCACCAGCGGCTTCGCCTACAAGGAATGGAAAGGGTCCTTCTACCCCGAGGACCTGCCCGACGCGAAGATGCTGCACTTCTACGGCGAGCACTTCGGGTCGGTGGAGATCAACAACACCTTCTACCGCATGCCCAGCGAGAAGGTGCTGCGCGACTGGGCCGCGCAGGTGCCCGGTGACTTCCGCTTCGTGCTCAAGGCCTCGCGCCAGATCACGCACATGACCCGGCTGAAGGAGCCACAGCCCGTCGAGTATCTGCAGAAGCAGTCCGAGTCCCTGGGCGAGCGGCGCGGGCCGATCCTGTTCCAGCTGCCGCCGAACATGAAGAAGGACGTAGAGCGGCTGAAGACCTTCCTGGCCCGCGTGCGCCCCGACGTGCGACCCGCGCTCGAGTTCCGCCACGCGAGCTGGTTCGACGAAGACGTGTTCGGGGCGCTGCGCGAGCGCAACGCGGCGCTGTGCATCGCGCACACCGAGGAAGAGGAAGGGGCGGTGCAGACACCCTTCGTGGCGACCGCCGACTGGAGCTACCTGCGCCTGCGCAAGGTGAGCTACGGGCCGGGTGAGCTCGAAAAGTGGGCCGCGCGCATCGCCGAGCCGGCGTGGGGCGACGTGTTCGTGTTCTTCAAGCACGAGGACGAGGGCACGGGTCCGAAGCTCGCGAAGAAATTCGAGTCTCTGTTTCCGACTTTGTAG